The segment TCACAACAAGAAAAACAACAACTAATATTTAAATCTTTTCACAAACACAACAGAAAACACAAAAAGAATCAAAGAAAAATAAAAAAAACTAAAAAATATGTCAAAGAGCTAACAAATTGACAGTCCCATTATGTTATGGAGACTTTTATAATGTCTTTTAAAAATAAAAAGATTAATCTTGTATTTTTTGCACTGATTTGTTTTACAATATTACTATCATTTTCTTTTGCTTGTGCAACAGAAGATAATGTAACATGTGATACTCTCAGTGTAGATATGAATAATTCAGTAAATGAAATGTCTTATATTTCAATTGATGATTCACAAAACTCTAATAGTTTTTATTCATCTATTGATGATATTGATACTGCAAAATGTATATGTGTGGATGAAAAAGAAACAAAAAATCTTATTGCTGCTCCTTATAGTACATCAGATTCTATTGAGAAAACCCAAAATAATTTAAGATCACCAACAACTCCCTTTGTTATTGAATCTAATGGTCATAGTTTTGCTACTTTAAGTGATGCTTTGACTAATTGTAGCGATGGTGATACTATTACTATAAAAGAAGGTACTTATAGTGGTGCTGGTAATATTGGTGTTGAGATTAATAAGAATGTTGTTATTTCTGCTGCTAGTGGTTGTAATGTTGTTTTTGATGCTAGGGGTGTTGATAGTAATATTTTAACTATTGCTGCGAATAATAAGGTTGCTCTTGTTAATTTAGCTTTTACTGGTGTTAAGAATACTAATACTCGCTTTGGTGCTGTTGTTAGTCATGGTAATTTAAGTGTTAAAGGTTGTACTTTTAAATTTAATACTGTTCTTGTAAAAGGTGCTGGTGGTACTAATGGTGCTGCTGCTATATTTAGTGATGGTATTGGTTTAAGTATTAGTGATTCTAGTTTTGTTAATAACACTGCTTCTCCTGTTAATATTACTACTCATATTAATACTGGTGGTGTTGCTGCTGTTGCTTCTTGGGCTTCTAGTGGTGTAAGTATTGCTAATTGTAGTTTTATTAATAATACTGCTCGTTATGGTTCTGCTGTTGAGTTTGAAGGATTGAATCAGAAAGCTGCTGCTGTTGTTGATTGTAGTTTTATTAATAATACCGGCTATATTGGGGCGGGTATTAATATAAATGATGCTTGTGTTTATGTGAATATTACTGGTTCTACTTTTGTTTCTAATAAGGTTAAAGGTCCTCAAGGCGCTCCTACTACTGGTGCTATGGGTGGTGCTATTTGTGCTGGAAATATTCCAGTTACCGTTGAAGTTTCTAAGTGTATATTCGAGAAAAACAAGGATGATGGTTCTGCTGGTTCTTCAGGTGGTGCAATTCGTTTAGCTAATAACGTTTCTGGTATTATTAGAAATTGTAGTTTTGTTGCTAATAGTGGTAGGTATGGTTCTGCTATTAGTATTGGCACTATGTATAATGATACTGCTTCTTTAATTGTTGATAATTGTATTTTTGAGGGTAATACTGCTGCTACTGCTGGTACTGTTGAAATTGGTAAAGGAATTTCTGCTGTAATTAATGATTCTATATTTAGAGGTAATGTTGCTGGTGTTGAAGATAGTAGGAATATTTATAAAGGAGGTTCTGAGAGTGTTGAGATTTCTAATACTCGATTTGATACTGTTATAAGTTTTGCTAGTGATGTTAGTGATGATATTGTTTACGGTAATGTTAAAACTGTTAGAGTTTATGTTGATGACGGTACAGGCAATCTTAATGGTGATAAGAGTGTTGTTTTAAGTTATGATGGTATTGATTTGGATCCTGCATCTGTTGTGGTTCTTAACGATGGTAAAATGGGTGTTGATATTAATTTACCTATCCTTGATGTTGGTGAACATAGACTTGCAGTTGTTAGTTTAAATTCTAATGGAAATACCTCCGCTATTGAAAATGTTAAAAGTTCTTTTAATGTAATTAAAGCAGATGTTAACATAGGAATTAACGAAGATTCTGTAATTTACCCTAATGAAGGTAATATTAAAATTACTTCTAATGTTGATGGTTATTACACAGTCATTATTAATGAAGTGGAAAGTATTGTTAAACTCATTAATGGTTCTGCTAATCTTAAAGTTCCTATTTTAAATGTTGATATTTATGATGTAATTGTTGCTTTTGATGGAAATGATAATTATAATGCTAAAAGTATAACTTTTACTGGAGCTTATGTAGTTACTAAATCAAATGTAACATTAAATATCTTAGTTTCTGATATTCATGTAGGTGATGAAGAAGTAATTGTAGTTAATGTTCCAAATGATGCAACTGGAACTATAAATATCACAGTTAATAATGCTCAATATAATAATATTGAAATTGTAAATGGTAAAGTTAGTTTGCTTTTAAATGATTTATCTAGTGGTAAATATGATATCAAAGCTATTTATAATGGTAATGATAACTATTTACCAAGTAATGTAACTAATACTACATTCATGGTTTATAAAAATAATATTACTTTTGAAATTGAAGATAAATTAATTAATCATGGCGAAACTGCAACATATGAAATTATATTATCTAGTGATGTAACTGGCAATATAACTATTAAAATAGGAAATAAAACATTTAATGGAACACTTACAGGAGGTAAAACAACTATTGATGTAACCGGGTTCTCTGTTGGTAATTATACTGTTGTTGCAATTTATTCTGGAGATGATAAATATAATTCTGCAAATTCAAATACTGCTAAATTAAACATAGCAAAATATGATATGGAGTTAGATGTTTCAATTAAAGATGGAGTATATGGGGACAATGCTACTGTAACAGTTAGTGTTACTGATGATGCTACTGGTAATATAACCATTAAAATTAACAACAAATCTATTATAAAAGGAATTGTTAATGGTAAAGTTGTCTTTAATATATCTAAGTTAGCTGCAGGGTCATATGATGTATATGTAACATATAGTGGTGATGTTAAATACAATATTGCTAATGCTAGTGATATTTTAACTATTTCAAAAGCTACTGCTAATATTAATATCGACAATAAAGAAATTAACATTGGTGATAAAGTTAATTATGAAATAACAGTTCAAAATACTTACACTGGTGATGTAACAATTTCTATTGGAGATATTTCCAGAACAATAAATGTTGAAAATGGTATTGCTATAATTGAATTAGATACTTCAAATCTTGTTGCTGATAAATATCTTGTTAAAATTACTTATGCAAATGATAAAAATTACACTAATGCAGAAAACGCTGCTTTACTTAAAGTTAATAAATTACCTTCTGAAATTAATGTTTTTGCTAATTCAATTAGTGTAGGTGATAATGCTGAAATTATTGTAACTATTTCCGATGAGGCTACAGGTAATGTAGTAATTAAATTAGGAGATTTTACATATTTAGTTGAGATTATTGATTCTAAAGCTAAACTTAATATTAATGATTTAGCTGAAGGAACATACAGTGTAATTGCAAAATATTTAGGAGATAATAAATTCTTAGCAAGTGATGAAGCTTCAACTATATTTACTGTATCTAAATTATCTTCATATTTAATGAATGCAAGTTCAAATGATATTATTGAAGGACAAAATGCCAATGTAATTGTAAATCTTCCAAGTGATACAAAAGGCGATGTAAAAATCACAGTTAATAATCGTGAGTATACTGGCACTATTAATAATGGTATTGTAAGATTTGAAATTTCAGATTTGACTATGGGAAGTTATGATGTTGCTATTAGTTATGATGGTGATAATAAATATGCTCCAATCTCAAATACAACTAAAATTAATGTTGAACCTCGTAAGAATATTAGTATTAATGTTAATGACACTACAATTCCTATTACTGGAGGTAATCTAACTGCTATTCTAGTTGATGAGAATAACAATCCAATTCAAAATCTTAATGTTAGTGTAATTGTTGATAATGCCAATAAAGAATTTGAAACTGATTCAAATGGTAAAATTACCATTCCATTAAATGATTTAACAGAAGGTAACCACAGAATTTCTATTAAATTTAATGGTAATGAAGCATATAACTCAGTTAATACTACTGTTAAAGTTACAGTAAACCGTCTTAATGTTAAATTAATAACTGAAGATTTATTCATGAATTATGGTGATGGATCTAAATTTAAAGTTAGATTAATTGATTTAGATGGTAATCCTATTAAAGGTGAAACAATTACTTTAGCTCTTAATGGTGGTATTTACACTAATATTACTAATGATGAAGGTTATATAGAATTCACTGTTAAAGATAAAGCAGGAATATATGCTGCAGTTTCTTCATATGGTGGAAGTGAAATATATAACCCAGTTTCTAATGAGAGTAAAATTGATATTAAAGTTCCTATTAAATTAACAGAAAATAAAGATATTACAATGTACTATAATGATGGTACTGTATATAAAGTTCGCTTAATTGGCGAATATGATAAAGCTCTTTATGGTCAAATTGTTAAAATTACAATTAATGGTGTAATTTATAAAGTCAAAACTGACAATAAAGGTTATGCTAAATTGAAAGTTAACCTTGTTCCAAAAACATATAGAGTTACTAGTGAATATCAAGGAATTAAAGTATTTAATAAACTCGTTGTAAAACAAGTTTTATCTGCTAGTTCCAAAACTGTTAAAAAAGGCAAATCCTTTAAATATACAGCTAAGTTAATTGATAAAAAGAAAAAACCAGTTTCTGGTAAAATAATCTCTTTCAAATTCAAAGGAAAAACATACAAAGCCAAAACCAATTCTAAAGGAATTGCTAGTGTTACTCTTAAGAGTAAAAGTTTAGGAAAATCAACTATTGTTGTCAAATACATTAAAGACAGCATTAAAAAAACAATTAAAACCAAAAAATAGAGATTTTATTTGATCTCTATTCTTTTTTTATTTTTTAAACCATTTTTATACAAATTATATACCAATAATTTTTTAAAATTTATATACTACATTATAAATATACAATATCATCTCAAAAGATTTTTATTCTTTATCATCTGGGGTTGATATGGTGAAATTTTATAGAAAATTGTATATATTTTTAATATTCTTAATATTGCTATTTTGTATTGGTAGTGTTAGTGCTGATGATTTGGATGTAAATGAAACCTTAAATTCTCATTCATTAAATTTAAATGAAATTACATCTCAAGATGATATTGATGATTATTCAATAGATTATCAAGATTCACTTAAAGACGGCTCAAATACTATAATTGTTGAAGATTGGAATGAATTGAAGTTTTATGCTTCACTAAACGATAAAAATTACATTGTTAAATTAAAAGAGAATACTAATTATTATCCTATTGATTTAAATAATAGTGATAATCAGATTATTATTAATAATAATCTTACTATATTAGGTAGTACAGGTTCTTATATTGGTGATGTGTCTTCTCAAGCAAGAAATATAACATATGCTCCTATTATTGTTCCTGATAATTCAAAAATTGGTATTACTCTTCAAGGTGTTACTTTTAAATGGATTTCTCTTTCTTATGATCCTGATGGAGTATTTTTAAGAATGGGAGGTAATACAACAAATTTAATTAAAGATTGCTATTTTGAAAATATCAATACATCAATAGGTCATTCTTCTATTGTTTATATTAAAAGAGGAGATGCTACTTTAGATAATTGTACTTTTATTAATAATAATAACGCATTTGGATGTGTTGGTATATATGATCCAGATGATAATCCAACTCAAATTTGTACTAGTGCTAGAATGATAGTAACAAATTGTTATTTCGAAAATAATTATGCCTCAACTGAACCTGGTGGAATAAATAATTGTGGAGTATTAACAGTTTATAACACAACATTTTATAAAAATAGGTCACGTTGGTGGGCTGGTGCAATTCATACTCATGGAGGGGCTAATACAACACTCTACAATTCAAAATTTATTTCCAATGTTGCTGGTTGGAATGGTGGTGCATTATATACTTATAGTTATCTACAAATATACAACTGTAGCTTTATAGGTAATAATTGCACTACTAACAATGGAGGAGGAGCTATTGGGGCTTGTTTGTACTTGCATAGTCCATATATTTACATTGAAAATTCACTATTTGAAAGTAATGAAAATTTATGTTGGGCTTTAACAAATGAATCCACTACAGGTCTTGGTCGTGGAGGAGCTATTTCTATCATGGATAAAGGTTCTCTTACAGTATTAAACTCAACATTTATTAAAAATAGTGCTTCAATTGGTACTGCTATATGTGCAAATCAAGCACATGGATATGGATCTCCAGATGTGTATCTTGTTGGAAATAAATTTATCAATCATACAAGAATAGGTGATGTTTTAATAATAGATTTAGATCCTAGTTCTATATCTGAAATCCATGGTAATTATTATATTAATAATTCGATTGAGTTTACTAAATTTAAAATTTCAAGTGATGAGTTTGTCATAGACTCTAAAGTAAATGTTTATATAGATGCATCTTTACTTTATCCAAAAAGTTATGATGGAGATATTTTAGATAAAGCAGAGTATGATGTATATATTAACGGAGAGTATTCTAAAAAAGTCACAGGTTCATCATTTCAAGTTGATGTTGGTGAGGGGGAACATCCTATTGTTTATGTTATATCTAGAATAACAAATCAAAAATCTAATGAAATTTTAGTAGGTGCTCCTTTAGAATATATTTATCTTTCTCAAAGTTTGGGAAATGATGAAAATAATGCTTCATCAAGAAAAAACCCTGTAAAAACTCTTAAACGAGCTATTGAATTAGCTAATAGAACAGGTTTGATTATGATTATGGATGGGGTATTTGATGAAAACAATATTACAATTAACTATAATTTAATAATCATTGGTGAAAATAATAGTTCTATTGTTAATTCTACAAATTTTAATATTAACAATGTTTCTGTAACATTTAAAAATTTAACTTTTTTTAATTTAAATGGTTCTACTAGTTTTATTTATCAAAATGAAGGTCAATTAATAATTGATGATTGTACATTTGAAAATAATTTTATTAATAAATTAATTGTAGCTAGTGATATTGAAGTTATAAATTCAAAATTTAAAAATAATACAGGTATTTTAATTAATGTAGCAAAGTTCGATATAACTAACTGCATTTTCGATGAAAATAATGCTACAAAAATGCAAACACATTCTTTAATTTATTCTAATAATAAAGGGCAAGGTTCAATAGATAATTCAATTTTTATGAATAATTTAGTTAAAGATGGATGTATTTATATTAAGAATAATAATGCAAATTTAGATGTATATAATTCGTTATTTTTAAATAATTCTGCAGCATATAAACAACCAAATTTAAATCATGCTTCTTGTATTGGATTTAATGGGGGTTTATTTAATATTAAATCTTCAATTTTTTTAAACAATCATGATATAGGCACATCATCATCTATCATTAATTTTAAAGGAAATGGTGCAATTATTAAAAATTCAATATTTTTAAATAATTCATATGCACATAATAAAGGTTTAATTATTTCAGATATTTCTAATTTTATAGCTAATGGGAATTGGTGGGGAAATACATTAAATAATTATTCAACTTGTCCAAAAATGGATAATAATATTGTTTGTGAAAATTGGATTATATTAAATGCTTATTCAAATGCTACTTCATTAAATATTAATCAATTAGCTCAAATAACATTTGATTTTAATAATGTATATGATAAAAATACTAGTAGTATTATTTTATATAATGCTAAAGAGTTTCCTAATTTAAACTTAACAATTTCAACTATTAATGGAAAAGCAGATTATAACTCTATTAGTATTGTTAATGGTAAAGCTAAAATAAAGTATAATTTAACAGATTATGATGATGGCGTTATTATTGCAAGTTATAATGTAGTAAATGCATCTGTTTATTTTAATTTTACTAAAATAAATCCTGAAATTCAAATTAATGGATTAAACATTACCTGGGGTGATGTTGCAAATATTACGGTTAATGCACCTTATGATATTAATGAAGAACTTATAATTAATATTAATAATCAAAACTATACTCTAAATCTAACAAATGGTAAAGGATTTGTCATGATTCTTGATTTGCCAATTGGAAAGTATAATTTGACTCTTTATTATTCTGGAAACATTAAATATGAAAATATTATAATTTTAACTTCATTAACTGTAAATAAGTTAATTCCTGAAATGATAATTAATGTTGATGATGTTAATGTAGGATCTGATGTTGAAATATTAGTTAAACTTCCAAATGAAGCTAAAGGTAATGTTACTCTTGTTTTAGGTAATATAACCGAAAATAAAACATTAGTAAATGGTGAAGCTTCATTTATATTATCTAATTTAAAAGCCAATAAATATAATCTTGTTGTTATCTATAGTGGTGAGGATTATTATTATGGAATTGAAGCAAATAAAACATTTTTTGTAAATAAAATTAATTCAACTGTAGCTATTGAAATTAGTGATGTTGAATTTGGCTATGATGTTAATATAACAGCTAAAGTTTTGCCAGATGCAACAGGTAATGTTACAATTAAAATAAATAATGAAGAACATGTTGTTGATATCGTTGATGCGAAAGCCATATTTACCATCAATTCGATTACCTCAGGCGATTATGAAGTCGTTGTTATTTATAATGGGGATGATAAATATTTAACTAGCCAAAATCAAACATTGTTTAGTGTTAATAAAATAAAATCTAATTTTACAATTAAAATTAATGGAACGACATATGGAAATAGTACAACTTTTGAAGTTACTTTAAATAATGGGGCTACTGGAGATGTAACTATTATTGTTGATGGTATTGAAAAAATGATAACATTAAAAAATTCTAAAGCCATAATTATATTTGATGCTTTAAATGCAGGGATTAAAACTGCTAAAATAATATATTCTGGAGATGAAAATTACACAAAAAATATCACAAGTATTTCATTTAATATAAAAAAGGTGATTGCTAAAATTAATATAATTGCTGATAATATAATGTTAGATCATGATGAGGTTATTAGTTTTACTAGTCCTAATACATTAACGGGTAGTGTACTTATTACTGTTGCAAATAAAACATTTAATAAGACAATTGGATTTATGGGTCGTATACCTCAAATAACTTTGTCTGATTTACCAGTTGGCTATTATAATGTTAGTGTTAATTATTCTGGTGATTCCAATTACTTAACTGCGGTTTATAAATCTAATTTCACTGTACAAGATTATGAAACTCCACAGTTCCCTCAAGAAGGTTATGATGGTCAAAATTCAGGTAAAATACCTTATAATAGTGATAGTAATGCTAACAATATTACTAATTTTGAATTTGAGGGTAATTATTCTTCAATGGTAATTGATGCTAAAGGAAATATTTATATTTCAGCAGGAAATAAAATTTATTCCTTTTATAGTAATGGTACTCAAAGATGGATTTTTCAACCTTGGGGTATAGATTCATTTTCTGGTTTAGCTATTTCTCGTGATGTTATTATTGCTCCAAAACCAGGAGATACATTATACTTTATTAATGCTACAACTGGTAATAAGTATGGTAGTTCAAACATTTATCAAGGCTCAAGTAAGTTTGCTCCTGTAGTTGATTCAAATGCAAATATTTACATTGCTAGTGAATATCAGTATTCAGAAAGAACTTATTATTTAGTTATAATTCCATATAAAAGTTGGGAATATGGAGGGGAATTAATAAAAATTGAGACTGGTGATGCTCCAATTAGTGCTCCAGTTCTTTTGCATAATGATTTAGTAGCTATTAATACAAATAATAGTATTAAAATTATTAATATAACTTCAAAATCAGTTATAATCTCAAAAGGGGATGTGAATGTTAGTGCTAGACCAATTGTTAGTTCTAGCAATATAATTTTTGTTTTTGATAAAAATTCAATTGTTGCAATGTCTGTTGGGGGTGTTGAAATATGGAAAGCAAATGTAACAGGTGGTGTTGGAAGCAATTTAGCTATTGATGATAATGGTGGAGTTATTTATTCTGTTAACTCAGAAGGGGTTTTATATAAATATGATATTAATGATGGTGGAAAAAGTTCGGTATTTGCTAATATAACTGAAAAATTCACTTCTAACGTGTTAATTGATAATAATGGAAATATTTATGTTGGAACTCAAGAAGGGATGTTCTATGCTTTGTCTAGAGAGGGGGAAGTATTATGGAAAGCTAATCTTAGTAGTTTAAGTAATGTTCAAGCCATGAACAGAGATGGGATTGTTTATGTTCATGATGGATTAAATACAATAAAAGCATTAGCAAATGGTCAAAAAATTGAATCAAACATAACTGCGAATACGTCTGATGTAAATTATGGAAGTCCAATCATAATTGATATAAATATTGATGATGAAGCTACAGGAAATTTAACTTTTATATTAAATAATGAAGAGTATATTGCTAAAATTAACAATGGTCAGGCAAAATTTGTTATTAAAAATTTAACTAGTGGAAATTACAGTATTAATATGAAATATAGTGGAGACTTAAGATTTAATCCATCAAATAAAATAATAACATTTAATGTTAAAAAAATAGATATTCAATTAGCTATTGAATTCGATAATCTGATTGTTGAAGATGAAATAGCTATTATTAATGTTACATTAGATTCAAATGCCACAGGAGATGTTGTTTTATTTATTGATGGTAAAAATTTAACAAAAACGATCAATAATTCTTTTGTTACTTTTGAAGTTTCTAATTTAACTTTTGGAATATATAATTTCACTGTTACTTATGTGGGAAGTATTATTTACAATGCTAAAAGCATATCTGATTCACTTACTGTTAAAGAAAAGAAAAATCCATCGTTTAACATAAGTAAAACTACTTATGGTGAGTTTAATATTACTTTAAATGATGATAAAGGTAAGGGTATTGCTAATGAAAATATTACTTTAATAGTTGAAAATAATTTGATAACTTCTAAAACAAATGAAAATGGAGTAGCTAGTTTTAATTTAGATTTAAATGTTGGTAATCATAAAATTATTGTTAAATTTAAAGGAAATAAAGATTTTAAAT is part of the Methanobrevibacter oralis genome and harbors:
- a CDS encoding Ig-like domain repeat protein, which gives rise to MSFKNKKINLVFFALICFTILLSFSFACATEDNVTCDTLSVDMNNSVNEMSYISIDDSQNSNSFYSSIDDIDTAKCICVDEKETKNLIAAPYSTSDSIEKTQNNLRSPTTPFVIESNGHSFATLSDALTNCSDGDTITIKEGTYSGAGNIGVEINKNVVISAASGCNVVFDARGVDSNILTIAANNKVALVNLAFTGVKNTNTRFGAVVSHGNLSVKGCTFKFNTVLVKGAGGTNGAAAIFSDGIGLSISDSSFVNNTASPVNITTHINTGGVAAVASWASSGVSIANCSFINNTARYGSAVEFEGLNQKAAAVVDCSFINNTGYIGAGININDACVYVNITGSTFVSNKVKGPQGAPTTGAMGGAICAGNIPVTVEVSKCIFEKNKDDGSAGSSGGAIRLANNVSGIIRNCSFVANSGRYGSAISIGTMYNDTASLIVDNCIFEGNTAATAGTVEIGKGISAVINDSIFRGNVAGVEDSRNIYKGGSESVEISNTRFDTVISFASDVSDDIVYGNVKTVRVYVDDGTGNLNGDKSVVLSYDGIDLDPASVVVLNDGKMGVDINLPILDVGEHRLAVVSLNSNGNTSAIENVKSSFNVIKADVNIGINEDSVIYPNEGNIKITSNVDGYYTVIINEVESIVKLINGSANLKVPILNVDIYDVIVAFDGNDNYNAKSITFTGAYVVTKSNVTLNILVSDIHVGDEEVIVVNVPNDATGTINITVNNAQYNNIEIVNGKVSLLLNDLSSGKYDIKAIYNGNDNYLPSNVTNTTFMVYKNNITFEIEDKLINHGETATYEIILSSDVTGNITIKIGNKTFNGTLTGGKTTIDVTGFSVGNYTVVAIYSGDDKYNSANSNTAKLNIAKYDMELDVSIKDGVYGDNATVTVSVTDDATGNITIKINNKSIIKGIVNGKVVFNISKLAAGSYDVYVTYSGDVKYNIANASDILTISKATANINIDNKEINIGDKVNYEITVQNTYTGDVTISIGDISRTINVENGIAIIELDTSNLVADKYLVKITYANDKNYTNAENAALLKVNKLPSEINVFANSISVGDNAEIIVTISDEATGNVVIKLGDFTYLVEIIDSKAKLNINDLAEGTYSVIAKYLGDNKFLASDEASTIFTVSKLSSYLMNASSNDIIEGQNANVIVNLPSDTKGDVKITVNNREYTGTINNGIVRFEISDLTMGSYDVAISYDGDNKYAPISNTTKINVEPRKNISINVNDTTIPITGGNLTAILVDENNNPIQNLNVSVIVDNANKEFETDSNGKITIPLNDLTEGNHRISIKFNGNEAYNSVNTTVKVTVNRLNVKLITEDLFMNYGDGSKFKVRLIDLDGNPIKGETITLALNGGIYTNITNDEGYIEFTVKDKAGIYAAVSSYGGSEIYNPVSNESKIDIKVPIKLTENKDITMYYNDGTVYKVRLIGEYDKALYGQIVKITINGVIYKVKTDNKGYAKLKVNLVPKTYRVTSEYQGIKVFNKLVVKQVLSASSKTVKKGKSFKYTAKLIDKKKKPVSGKIISFKFKGKTYKAKTNSKGIASVTLKSKSLGKSTIVVKYIKDSIKKTIKTKK
- a CDS encoding Ig-like domain repeat protein produces the protein MVKFYRKLYIFLIFLILLFCIGSVSADDLDVNETLNSHSLNLNEITSQDDIDDYSIDYQDSLKDGSNTIIVEDWNELKFYASLNDKNYIVKLKENTNYYPIDLNNSDNQIIINNNLTILGSTGSYIGDVSSQARNITYAPIIVPDNSKIGITLQGVTFKWISLSYDPDGVFLRMGGNTTNLIKDCYFENINTSIGHSSIVYIKRGDATLDNCTFINNNNAFGCVGIYDPDDNPTQICTSARMIVTNCYFENNYASTEPGGINNCGVLTVYNTTFYKNRSRWWAGAIHTHGGANTTLYNSKFISNVAGWNGGALYTYSYLQIYNCSFIGNNCTTNNGGGAIGACLYLHSPYIYIENSLFESNENLCWALTNESTTGLGRGGAISIMDKGSLTVLNSTFIKNSASIGTAICANQAHGYGSPDVYLVGNKFINHTRIGDVLIIDLDPSSISEIHGNYYINNSIEFTKFKISSDEFVIDSKVNVYIDASLLYPKSYDGDILDKAEYDVYINGEYSKKVTGSSFQVDVGEGEHPIVYVISRITNQKSNEILVGAPLEYIYLSQSLGNDENNASSRKNPVKTLKRAIELANRTGLIMIMDGVFDENNITINYNLIIIGENNSSIVNSTNFNINNVSVTFKNLTFFNLNGSTSFIYQNEGQLIIDDCTFENNFINKLIVASDIEVINSKFKNNTGILINVAKFDITNCIFDENNATKMQTHSLIYSNNKGQGSIDNSIFMNNLVKDGCIYIKNNNANLDVYNSLFLNNSAAYKQPNLNHASCIGFNGGLFNIKSSIFLNNHDIGTSSSIINFKGNGAIIKNSIFLNNSYAHNKGLIISDISNFIANGNWWGNTLNNYSTCPKMDNNIVCENWIILNAYSNATSLNINQLAQITFDFNNVYDKNTSSIILYNAKEFPNLNLTISTINGKADYNSISIVNGKAKIKYNLTDYDDGVIIASYNVVNASVYFNFTKINPEIQINGLNITWGDVANITVNAPYDINEELIININNQNYTLNLTNGKGFVMILDLPIGKYNLTLYYSGNIKYENIIILTSLTVNKLIPEMIINVDDVNVGSDVEILVKLPNEAKGNVTLVLGNITENKTLVNGEASFILSNLKANKYNLVVIYSGEDYYYGIEANKTFFVNKINSTVAIEISDVEFGYDVNITAKVLPDATGNVTIKINNEEHVVDIVDAKAIFTINSITSGDYEVVVIYNGDDKYLTSQNQTLFSVNKIKSNFTIKINGTTYGNSTTFEVTLNNGATGDVTIIVDGIEKMITLKNSKAIIIFDALNAGIKTAKIIYSGDENYTKNITSISFNIKKVIAKINIIADNIMLDHDEVISFTSPNTLTGSVLITVANKTFNKTIGFMGRIPQITLSDLPVGYYNVSVNYSGDSNYLTAVYKSNFTVQDYETPQFPQEGYDGQNSGKIPYNSDSNANNITNFEFEGNYSSMVIDAKGNIYISAGNKIYSFYSNGTQRWIFQPWGIDSFSGLAISRDVIIAPKPGDTLYFINATTGNKYGSSNIYQGSSKFAPVVDSNANIYIASEYQYSERTYYLVIIPYKSWEYGGELIKIETGDAPISAPVLLHNDLVAINTNNSIKIINITSKSVIISKGDVNVSARPIVSSSNIIFVFDKNSIVAMSVGGVEIWKANVTGGVGSNLAIDDNGGVIYSVNSEGVLYKYDINDGGKSSVFANITEKFTSNVLIDNNGNIYVGTQEGMFYALSREGEVLWKANLSSLSNVQAMNRDGIVYVHDGLNTIKALANGQKIESNITANTSDVNYGSPIIIDINIDDEATGNLTFILNNEEYIAKINNGQAKFVIKNLTSGNYSINMKYSGDLRFNPSNKIITFNVKKIDIQLAIEFDNLIVEDEIAIINVTLDSNATGDVVLFIDGKNLTKTINNSFVTFEVSNLTFGIYNFTVTYVGSIIYNAKSISDSLTVKEKKNPSFNISKTTYGEFNITLNDDKGKGIANENITLIVENNLITSKTNENGVASFNLDLNVGNHKIIVKFKGNKDFKSITLNSSLNVLSTIIVQDLIRGYNSKNDFQATFLSKDGKILQNTNITFRINGKNYEVTTNFRGIAILNVKLAIGKYVVIVINNFTGEKSSKNLEISKRLLENKDMTIYFGSGKYYKIKVIGDNGKVVKSGEKVIFKINKKTYIVKTDKKGYASLKITLNPKKYLIIAEYKGYKVENNIVVKPILTAKNISKKKSKTIKFNAKLVNVKGKAWPKKVIKFKFKGKTYKVKTNSRGVATLSLKNLKVGKYTIFSIYGKSKIKNTVKIKK